In Phycisphaerae bacterium, one genomic interval encodes:
- the waaF gene encoding lipopolysaccharide heptosyltransferase II: MSSTATADSFRRLLVVIPNWVGDVVLATPVLAALRARYTHARITYLMRRYVAEIVDGGGWHDAAVHWPEGRGLTREVRTLRLAGRLNRERFEVALLLTNSFRSALVACQARIPRRVGYARDGRGWLLTDRLRPVRRDGDFVPSPVLPYYIALAERIGCPVGDRHLRLGITPAQERAGQELLQHYGLDDGRPYALVNPGAAFGAAKCWLPERFAEVCDRLAEQHGLRAVLVGAPGEAALMRTIAGQAHTPVICCDQPGTTLGTLKVLARGAALLVCNDTGPRHYGSAFDVPTVTIFGPTHQEWTDTDYAGEIKLQVPVECGPCQLRVCPLDLRCMTGLTTDMVMHAVAAVLARRRGPRDQTTTVPVNVRSGA; this comes from the coding sequence ATGTCGTCGACCGCGACCGCGGATTCGTTCCGTCGCCTGCTGGTGGTGATCCCGAACTGGGTGGGCGACGTCGTGCTGGCCACGCCGGTGCTGGCGGCGTTGCGCGCCCGGTACACCCATGCCCGCATCACGTACCTGATGCGGCGTTACGTGGCGGAGATCGTGGACGGCGGCGGCTGGCACGATGCGGCCGTGCACTGGCCCGAAGGACGTGGGCTCACGCGCGAAGTACGAACACTGCGGTTGGCGGGCCGGCTGAACCGCGAGCGGTTCGAGGTCGCGTTGCTGCTCACGAACTCCTTCCGCTCGGCGCTGGTCGCGTGCCAGGCCCGCATCCCGCGCCGCGTCGGCTACGCCCGCGACGGACGCGGCTGGCTGCTCACGGACCGCTTGCGGCCCGTGCGGCGGGACGGGGATTTCGTGCCGAGTCCCGTGCTGCCGTACTACATCGCGCTGGCCGAGCGTATCGGCTGCCCGGTCGGCGACCGGCACCTGCGCCTGGGGATCACCCCCGCGCAGGAGCGCGCCGGGCAGGAGCTGTTGCAGCATTACGGACTGGACGACGGCCGGCCATACGCGCTGGTGAACCCGGGGGCGGCGTTTGGCGCCGCGAAATGCTGGCTACCGGAGCGTTTCGCCGAAGTGTGCGATCGGCTGGCCGAGCAGCACGGGCTGCGGGCAGTCCTTGTGGGGGCACCCGGTGAGGCAGCGTTGATGCGCACCATCGCCGGCCAAGCGCACACGCCGGTGATCTGCTGTGACCAGCCGGGCACGACCCTCGGCACGCTGAAGGTGCTGGCCCGCGGCGCGGCATTGTTGGTGTGCAACGACACCGGGCCGCGCCACTACGGCAGTGCGTTCGACGTGCCGACCGTGACGATCTTCGGCCCGACGCACCAGGAATGGACCGACACGGACTATGCGGGCGAGATCAAGCTCCAGGTGCCCGTGGAATGCGGCCCCTGTCAGCTCCGGGTGTGCCCACTGGACCTGCGTTGCATGACCGGGCTGACCACGGATATGGTGATGCACGCGGTGGCGGCGGTGCTGGCGCGGCGCCGCGGACCGCGCGACCAGACGACGACGGTGCCCGTGAACGTGAGGAGCGGGGCATGA
- a CDS encoding TlyA family rRNA (cytidine-2'-O)-methyltransferase, producing the protein MARPLARGRVHPLRQRPLGCGQTGQTLSMSDAAAQYVSRAGLKLAAALQAFKLDVRDWVCTDFGSHVGGFVDCLLQHGAAKVYAVEPGYGVLDYRLRRDPRVVTCERTNALHYVCPEPCALVTIDVGWTPQRLILPAARRCLQPGTGCVVTLIKPQYEAPSEWLYAGVLPPERQDDTLATCRADIRGLGWEIAGELESPLRGQGGNTEYLWWLRGA; encoded by the coding sequence ATGGCTCGCCCGCTCGCCCGTGGACGAGTTCATCCGCTCCGTCAACGGCCCCTGGGATGTGGCCAAACCGGACAAACGCTGAGCATGTCGGACGCGGCGGCGCAGTATGTCTCGCGGGCGGGGCTCAAGCTCGCGGCGGCCCTGCAGGCGTTCAAGCTGGACGTGCGTGACTGGGTCTGCACGGACTTCGGCAGCCATGTCGGCGGCTTCGTCGATTGCCTGCTGCAGCACGGCGCAGCGAAGGTGTACGCCGTCGAGCCGGGCTATGGGGTCCTCGATTATCGCCTGCGCCGCGACCCGCGCGTCGTGACGTGTGAGCGCACGAACGCCCTGCACTACGTCTGCCCAGAGCCCTGCGCGCTGGTGACGATCGACGTGGGCTGGACGCCGCAGCGGCTGATCCTGCCCGCGGCGCGCCGCTGCCTGCAGCCCGGCACCGGCTGCGTCGTCACGTTGATCAAGCCGCAGTACGAGGCCCCGTCCGAATGGCTGTACGCTGGCGTGCTGCCGCCGGAGCGTCAGGATGACACGTTGGCGACCTGCCGGGCGGACATTCGGGGCTTGGGGTGGGAGATCGCAGGCGAGCTCGAGAGCCCGCTCCGGGGGCAGGGCGGGAACACCGAGTATCTGTGGTGGTTGCGGGGTGCATGA
- a CDS encoding glycosyltransferase family 4 protein encodes MKVAIVQQQVDVRRGGAETSTVEMARQLAALGLDVTVVCAGQTARPFVEHNVTFLPVVCAGLTRALRTYRFVQAARALCHAEHFDIVHAITPCLAANVYQPRGGTYAETMARSLAPVRWPVWRQLKQLGRRFNVSQRFLARVERLLLGKYQQRVHVAAISDYVRRQVEVGHGFPAARVRVVFNGVEVVPLSPPERAAERARRRAELGLVHDAPLVLFAAHNFRLKGLAELVRAMAAAQPGRWTLAVLGRDDPHYYRGLARRLGIATRVRFIGAQAAIRSWYAAADALAHPTWYDPCSRVALEALALGLPVVTTRYNGAAEIMQPGRHGLVVDEPDNISALAAALEDVLRPELRAACRADAPRLHAQLSMARHARELRAFYEHVLATR; translated from the coding sequence ATGAAGGTGGCCATCGTTCAGCAGCAAGTGGACGTACGTCGCGGCGGCGCCGAGACGTCCACGGTGGAAATGGCCCGCCAGCTCGCCGCGCTGGGGCTGGATGTGACCGTGGTCTGCGCGGGGCAGACGGCGCGCCCCTTCGTGGAGCACAACGTCACGTTTCTGCCCGTGGTGTGCGCCGGCCTGACGCGCGCGCTGCGGACGTATCGCTTCGTGCAGGCTGCCCGGGCGCTGTGCCATGCCGAGCATTTCGACATCGTGCACGCGATCACGCCCTGCCTCGCGGCCAACGTGTACCAGCCGCGCGGCGGGACGTACGCCGAGACCATGGCCCGCAGCCTGGCGCCGGTCCGCTGGCCGGTCTGGCGCCAGCTCAAGCAACTGGGCCGGCGCTTCAATGTCAGTCAGCGGTTTCTCGCACGAGTTGAGCGGCTGCTGCTCGGCAAGTATCAGCAGCGCGTTCACGTGGCCGCCATCTCGGACTACGTGCGGCGGCAGGTTGAAGTCGGCCACGGCTTCCCGGCTGCGCGCGTCCGGGTCGTGTTCAACGGGGTGGAGGTGGTCCCGCTCAGTCCGCCGGAGCGGGCCGCGGAGCGCGCCCGCCGCCGCGCGGAGCTGGGCCTGGTGCACGATGCCCCGCTGGTGCTGTTCGCGGCCCACAATTTCCGGCTCAAGGGCCTGGCCGAGCTGGTGCGCGCCATGGCCGCGGCCCAGCCCGGACGCTGGACGCTGGCCGTGCTCGGGCGCGACGATCCGCACTACTACCGCGGACTGGCCCGCCGGCTGGGCATCGCGACGCGCGTGCGCTTCATCGGCGCCCAGGCCGCGATCCGCAGTTGGTACGCGGCAGCGGACGCGCTGGCGCACCCGACCTGGTATGACCCGTGCAGCCGCGTGGCGCTCGAAGCCCTGGCCCTGGGGCTGCCGGTGGTCACGACGCGCTACAACGGGGCGGCAGAGATCATGCAGCCAGGGCGACACGGGCTGGTCGTGGACGAGCCGGACAATATCTCTGCGCTGGCCGCGGCACTGGAGGACGTGCTGCGCCCCGAGTTGCGCGCCGCCTGCCGCGCCGATGCGCCACGCCTGCACGCCCAGCTCTCGATGGCCCGCCACGCGCGCGAGTTGCGCGCCTTCTACGAGCATGTGCTGGCTACGCGGTGA